A stretch of Syntrophales bacterium DNA encodes these proteins:
- a CDS encoding MmgE/PrpD family protein: protein MSEEIISSQFAKFSCDLRFEELSGAHIANMKGYILDWLGSAHAGGELPSVRMIRKVAGSLGGHPESTSIPDAKKTSCLLAALVNGASSHVVEMDDLHRESILHPACVILPVVLALGERQHASGQELIVAASVGYEIGIRVALAVGTDHYNYWHTTSTCGTYGAAAAAAKLLSLNEEQFVWAMGSAGTQAAGLWEFLADNAMSKQLHAGKAALNGMLAALLAREGFTGARKILEGGKGFFVATSKNFAVNKCTDGLGEVFHSDRNSLKYYASCGHTHSAIDAVLQATQARTFKPSEVAAVRVRVYQAAIDLLGEIEPKSPYLAKFNLPFCIATALAYGHVRLGDFTEERLGDADLQALMAKVSFTVDPGLTKVYPRKWPASVTIALADGRQLRAENEYPKGDPENPLTASELIAKFKSLTDGILSEKQADRIADRVMNMEKIADANELLT, encoded by the coding sequence ATGTCGGAAGAGATTATTTCCAGCCAATTCGCGAAATTTTCGTGCGATCTTCGTTTCGAAGAGCTGAGCGGGGCACATATCGCCAACATGAAGGGGTACATCCTGGACTGGCTGGGGTCGGCCCATGCGGGCGGGGAACTGCCGTCGGTCAGAATGATCAGGAAAGTTGCAGGCAGCCTCGGCGGCCATCCCGAATCCACGTCTATTCCCGACGCAAAAAAGACAAGCTGTCTATTGGCGGCTTTGGTCAACGGCGCTTCCTCGCATGTAGTAGAGATGGATGATCTGCATCGGGAATCCATTCTTCATCCGGCCTGTGTCATTCTTCCCGTGGTTCTTGCCTTGGGAGAACGGCAGCACGCCTCGGGCCAGGAGCTGATCGTCGCGGCTTCCGTCGGTTATGAGATCGGCATCAGAGTGGCCCTTGCCGTCGGCACGGATCATTATAATTATTGGCACACGACTTCAACCTGCGGAACCTACGGGGCAGCGGCAGCAGCGGCGAAATTGCTTTCCCTGAACGAGGAGCAGTTCGTCTGGGCAATGGGTTCCGCGGGAACGCAAGCGGCGGGGCTATGGGAGTTTCTTGCGGATAATGCGATGAGCAAACAGCTCCACGCCGGCAAGGCAGCGCTGAACGGAATGCTGGCGGCGCTCCTGGCCAGGGAGGGATTCACCGGCGCCCGGAAGATCCTGGAAGGGGGAAAAGGATTTTTCGTTGCCACCTCGAAGAATTTCGCTGTGAACAAGTGCACCGACGGCCTGGGAGAGGTCTTTCACAGCGACCGCAATTCCTTGAAGTATTATGCCTCCTGCGGACATACCCATTCCGCCATCGATGCCGTGCTTCAGGCCACGCAAGCCAGGACCTTTAAGCCTTCGGAAGTAGCGGCTGTCCGCGTCCGCGTTTATCAGGCGGCAATCGACCTCTTGGGAGAAATCGAGCCGAAATCACCGTACCTGGCAAAATTCAATCTGCCTTTCTGTATCGCGACGGCACTGGCTTACGGCCACGTCCGACTGGGCGACTTCACCGAAGAGAGGCTGGGCGATGCGGATTTGCAGGCACTGATGGCTAAGGTCAGTTTTACGGTGGATCCCGGGCTGACAAAGGTCTATCCGCGCAAGTGGCCCGCCAGTGTGACGATCGCGCTTGCCGACGGCCGCCAATTGAGGGCTGAAAATGAGTATCCCAAAGGGGATCCGGAAAACCCCCTGACGGCTTCCGAGCTGATCGCCAAATTCAAGAGCCTGACTGACGGAATACTCTCCGAAAAGCAGGCGGACCGGATTGCCGACAGGGTGATGAACATGGAAAAGATAGCGGACGCAAACGAACTTCTAACATAA
- a CDS encoding CoA transferase, whose protein sequence is MAGELKGIRVIEVGGAVAVPIVGMLMGSWGAEVIHVEPPGKGDNWRHALGQGMSGFAKAHPVNYYWEHTDRNKKSLALNMGTPEGQTVLHKLAATADVFLNNLRPYEMEKFHLTYEILSKINPRIIYANLTGYGQRGPEKNTGGYDSVAFWARSGVMDLMHDVGVAPNISRPGYGDSITAMSLLAGIMSALYIREKTGVAQELEISLYNTAVWALGFDIAGCLITGEDAVRPQRKEMGNPIRNVYETSDHRWIMLGMTNAQHYWPGFCAAINHPELENDLRFATYDERFKRAGELVNILDGIFRSRTYREWIDILSKTKIVWSPVTTPLEVTRDSQAAANEFFVDWDHPEYGPIKVLNNPIKLSQTKAEITRAAPKLGEQSEEILKGLGYADGEIQTMKAAGTIG, encoded by the coding sequence ATGGCCGGAGAACTGAAGGGAATCAGGGTTATTGAAGTGGGGGGCGCCGTTGCCGTGCCGATCGTCGGCATGCTGATGGGAAGCTGGGGCGCCGAGGTCATTCACGTTGAACCGCCCGGCAAGGGGGATAACTGGCGGCACGCCCTGGGACAGGGGATGTCGGGATTTGCGAAAGCCCATCCCGTCAATTATTACTGGGAACATACCGATCGAAACAAAAAAAGCCTGGCCCTGAATATGGGAACCCCGGAAGGCCAGACCGTTTTGCATAAACTGGCGGCGACCGCCGACGTTTTTCTGAACAACCTGCGGCCGTATGAGATGGAGAAGTTTCACCTCACGTATGAGATTCTCTCAAAAATCAATCCCCGGATTATCTATGCGAATCTCACAGGATACGGCCAACGCGGCCCTGAGAAAAACACCGGCGGGTACGACTCCGTCGCCTTCTGGGCGCGCAGCGGCGTCATGGATTTGATGCATGATGTGGGGGTCGCGCCCAATATTTCCCGGCCTGGCTACGGCGACAGCATCACGGCGATGAGTCTGCTGGCCGGCATCATGTCCGCCCTCTATATCCGGGAGAAAACCGGGGTGGCCCAGGAACTGGAGATATCCCTTTATAATACAGCCGTCTGGGCGCTGGGATTTGATATCGCCGGCTGTCTGATCACCGGCGAGGACGCGGTGCGGCCCCAGCGCAAAGAGATGGGCAATCCGATTCGCAATGTCTATGAAACGAGCGATCACCGCTGGATCATGCTGGGAATGACCAACGCCCAGCATTACTGGCCCGGCTTCTGCGCCGCGATCAACCATCCGGAACTGGAAAATGATCTCCGCTTTGCCACCTACGATGAACGATTTAAACGGGCGGGGGAACTCGTGAATATTCTCGACGGGATATTCCGGAGCAGAACATACCGCGAATGGATAGATATTTTAAGCAAGACCAAGATCGTCTGGTCCCCCGTAACGACACCGCTGGAAGTCACCCGCGACAGCCAGGCCGCAGCCAATGAATTCTTTGTGGACTGGGACCATCCTGAATACGGCCCGATAAAGGTATTGAACAATCCGATTAAACTGTCCCAAACCAAAGCCGAGATCACCAGGGCGGCGCCCAAGTTAGGGGAACAATCGGAAGAGATATTGAAGGGATTGGGTTATGCTGACGGCGAAATTCAGACCATGAAGGCAGCGGGAACGATCGGGTAG